One window from the genome of Methylophaga thalassica encodes:
- a CDS encoding ABC transporter ATP-binding protein: protein MTLRIEIDDLAKYFGAIKAVDGVSFSVSKGEVLGFLGPNGAGKSTTMKMITGFLTPTRGTVRVCGYDVLTDPISVKAHLGYLPEGAPAYADMTPDSFLKFIAEIRGIKGADRRRAVDSAAERARITNVMYQPIETLSKGYKRRVGLAQSILHNPPVLILDEPTDGLDPNQKHEVRTLINEMAEDKAIIISTHILEEVHALCTRNVVIANGKVKFDGTPQQLESKSRYYHAVVVNVANVEQKAFETFLNSLPFVAQVEPVEGAGFRVYPKDGQQITADLSEKIRENGWSIDALHAEAGRLDEVFRSITMPSTGAKN from the coding sequence ATGACATTGAGAATTGAGATCGATGATCTGGCCAAATATTTTGGTGCGATCAAAGCCGTTGATGGTGTGTCATTTTCTGTCAGTAAAGGCGAAGTGCTAGGGTTTTTAGGCCCAAATGGTGCCGGCAAATCAACGACGATGAAAATGATTACCGGGTTTTTGACACCGACAAGAGGTACAGTAAGAGTTTGTGGTTATGACGTGCTGACAGACCCTATTTCGGTGAAAGCACATTTAGGATATCTTCCTGAGGGGGCACCGGCTTACGCGGATATGACGCCGGATAGTTTCCTGAAGTTTATTGCTGAAATTCGAGGAATTAAAGGGGCTGACAGACGTCGTGCTGTCGACAGTGCAGCTGAGCGGGCAAGAATTACCAATGTCATGTATCAACCGATTGAAACCCTGTCGAAAGGGTACAAGCGTCGTGTTGGTCTGGCTCAGTCTATTTTGCATAATCCGCCCGTGTTAATTCTTGATGAACCTACAGATGGTCTCGATCCGAATCAAAAACACGAAGTCAGAACATTAATTAACGAAATGGCGGAAGATAAAGCCATTATCATCTCTACCCATATTCTCGAAGAAGTACACGCTCTGTGTACGCGTAACGTTGTTATTGCTAACGGTAAAGTGAAGTTTGACGGCACACCTCAACAACTGGAATCAAAATCACGTTATTACCATGCCGTTGTGGTCAATGTCGCTAATGTCGAACAAAAGGCATTCGAGACCTTCTTGAACTCATTGCCGTTTGTTGCTCAAGTTGAACCTGTGGAAGGGGCTGGCTTCAGAGTCTATCCAAAAGATGGACAGCAAATTACCGCGGACTTATCAGAGAAAATTCGTGAGAATGGCTGGAGCATTGATGCCTTGCATGCGGAAGCAGGTCGCCTGGATGAAGTTTTCCGTAGTATTACCATGCCTAGTACGGGAGCCAAAAACTGA
- a CDS encoding ABC transporter permease subunit: protein MNMRNIWFIMKREFNGYFATPVAYVFIIIFLLLTGFSTFYVGNFFERGEADLYPFFSMHPWLYILLIPAISMRLWAEERKSGSIELLMTLPVSVFEAVIGKFLAAWAFTGLALFLNFPLWITVNYLGNPDNGVIVASFLGSLLMAGGFLAIGSCISAITKNQVIAFVISLIISLVFVLSGYGIVIDFFSGWAPKTLVETVSSFSFLTHFDAISKGVIDMRDMMYFISLIVIWLFANALIVNARKAD, encoded by the coding sequence ATGAATATGCGTAATATCTGGTTCATTATGAAACGTGAGTTTAATGGCTATTTTGCTACACCGGTGGCTTATGTTTTCATTATCATTTTCTTGTTGTTAACTGGCTTTTCAACATTCTATGTTGGTAACTTTTTCGAACGCGGTGAAGCCGACCTTTATCCTTTCTTCTCCATGCATCCATGGTTGTACATCTTGTTGATTCCGGCCATATCAATGCGTTTATGGGCCGAAGAACGTAAGAGTGGCTCAATTGAGTTATTGATGACCTTACCTGTTTCTGTTTTTGAAGCCGTTATTGGTAAATTCCTCGCGGCCTGGGCGTTTACTGGCTTAGCGTTGTTTTTGAATTTTCCATTGTGGATTACCGTGAATTATCTGGGTAATCCTGATAATGGTGTCATTGTGGCGAGTTTCTTAGGCAGTTTATTAATGGCGGGCGGTTTTCTGGCCATTGGCTCATGTATCTCAGCGATTACCAAAAATCAGGTGATTGCCTTTGTGATTAGCCTGATTATTAGCTTGGTATTTGTACTGAGCGGCTATGGTATCGTCATTGACTTTTTCAGCGGCTGGGCACCTAAGACATTAGTGGAAACAGTGAGCTCGTTTAGTTTCTTGACCCATTTTGACGCTATCAGCAAAGGCGTAATTGATATGCGAGATATGATGTATTTCATTTCATTAATCGTTATCTGGCTGTTTGCTAACGCCCTTATCGTCAATGCTCGTAAGGCTGACTAG
- the ubiD gene encoding 4-hydroxy-3-polyprenylbenzoate decarboxylase: protein MKYTDLRDFINGLEQQGELKRIKTEVDPALEMTEIADRVLRAGGPALLFENPKGSNIPALVNLFGTPKRVAMGMGEDSVEALREIGKLLAFLKEPEPPKGMKDAWEKLPIFKKVLTMSPKLVKKAACQELVLQGDDVDLAKYPIQLCWPEDAAPLITWGLVVTKGPHKERQNLGIYRQQVIGKNRVIMRWLSHRGGALDFKEWQQTHPGEPFPISVVLGCDPATILGAVTPVPDTLSEYAFAGLLRGSKTELVKCMGNDLQVPANAEIVLEGFIYPDDMAPEGPYGDHTGYYNEVDSFPVFTIERITQRQNPIYHSTYTGRPPDEPAILGVALNEVFVPILQKQFPEIVDFYLPPEGCSYRMAVVSMKKQYPGHAKRVMMGVWSFLRQFMYTKFVIVVDDDVNVRDWKDVIWAITTRMDPARDTTLVENTPIDYLDFASPVSGLGSKMGMDATNKLPGETDREWGRPIVRDAEVVKRIDAIWDELGLSSD, encoded by the coding sequence ATGAAATACACCGATTTACGTGACTTTATCAATGGCCTGGAACAGCAGGGTGAATTAAAACGGATTAAAACCGAAGTCGATCCTGCACTGGAAATGACGGAAATTGCTGATCGCGTGCTACGAGCCGGTGGTCCGGCATTACTGTTTGAAAATCCGAAAGGATCTAATATTCCTGCGTTAGTGAATCTGTTTGGTACACCCAAACGAGTGGCGATGGGGATGGGAGAAGACTCTGTCGAGGCTTTACGTGAAATCGGTAAGTTACTCGCTTTTCTGAAAGAACCTGAACCACCCAAGGGCATGAAAGATGCGTGGGAGAAACTCCCCATCTTTAAAAAAGTGCTGACCATGTCACCCAAGCTAGTCAAAAAGGCAGCTTGTCAGGAATTGGTGTTGCAAGGCGATGATGTTGATTTGGCAAAGTATCCAATCCAACTATGCTGGCCGGAAGATGCCGCGCCTTTAATTACCTGGGGGCTGGTGGTGACCAAAGGCCCGCACAAGGAACGGCAGAACTTGGGCATTTATCGCCAACAAGTCATCGGCAAAAATCGAGTGATTATGCGCTGGTTATCACATCGTGGCGGTGCACTGGATTTTAAAGAATGGCAACAGACCCATCCGGGAGAGCCGTTTCCTATTAGCGTGGTTTTGGGGTGCGATCCAGCCACCATTTTAGGTGCTGTCACACCTGTGCCTGATACTTTGTCCGAATATGCTTTTGCAGGGTTACTGCGTGGCAGTAAAACCGAATTAGTCAAATGTATGGGTAATGATTTACAAGTACCGGCTAACGCGGAAATTGTACTGGAAGGCTTTATTTATCCCGATGATATGGCACCAGAAGGGCCGTATGGCGATCATACGGGTTATTACAATGAAGTGGATAGCTTTCCTGTATTTACTATCGAACGAATAACACAACGCCAGAATCCGATTTACCACAGCACCTATACCGGTCGCCCACCAGATGAACCGGCTATTCTTGGTGTTGCCTTGAATGAAGTGTTTGTGCCGATATTACAAAAACAATTTCCAGAAATTGTTGATTTCTATCTACCACCAGAAGGCTGTTCTTACCGAATGGCTGTAGTGAGCATGAAAAAACAGTATCCCGGCCATGCCAAACGCGTGATGATGGGGGTATGGTCTTTCCTGCGTCAGTTTATGTACACCAAGTTTGTGATTGTGGTGGATGATGATGTCAATGTAAGAGACTGGAAAGATGTGATTTGGGCGATCACCACGCGGATGGATCCTGCCCGGGATACCACGCTGGTAGAAAATACACCCATTGATTATTTAGACTTTGCTTCGCCGGTCTCAGGACTGGGTTCTAAAATGGGTATGGATGCCACCAATAAACTGCCGGGTGAAACCGATAGAGAATGGGGACGGCCGATCGTGCGAGATGCTGAAGTGGTCAAACGCATTGATGCTATCTGGGATGAGCTCGGTTTAAGTAGCGATTAA
- a CDS encoding molybdenum cofactor biosynthesis protein MoaE: MASWVSDHLIEPWQIIAEQQSAQNLAGQYGATASFIGSMRDFSDRTDIKKMVLEHYPAMTSRYLEKLEDMARQKWPLLDCLIVHRVGEVHPGDAIVVIACWSAHRRAALDACDWLIEELKYKAPFWKKEFTNEGGHWVTGNTDGH; this comes from the coding sequence ATGGCGAGTTGGGTAAGTGACCATCTTATTGAGCCGTGGCAAATCATTGCTGAGCAACAGTCAGCGCAGAACTTAGCAGGTCAGTATGGCGCGACGGCCAGCTTTATCGGTTCTATGCGAGACTTTAGTGATCGTACTGATATAAAAAAGATGGTGCTTGAACATTACCCAGCGATGACCTCCCGCTACCTGGAAAAGTTAGAAGATATGGCAAGGCAAAAATGGCCATTACTCGATTGTCTGATAGTTCATCGTGTCGGGGAAGTCCACCCCGGAGATGCCATTGTCGTCATTGCCTGCTGGTCAGCGCATCGTCGTGCCGCGCTGGATGCTTGTGACTGGTTAATTGAAGAGCTGAAGTACAAAGCACCGTTCTGGAAAAAAGAGTTTACGAATGAAGGTGGACATTGGGTCACAGGGAACACTGATGGCCACTAA
- a CDS encoding substrate-binding domain-containing protein, with the protein MEIKIDFHWQLTQHGKPHHIDDILFQMLEAIQQEGSLKQATDKLGVSYRFAWGLLNKWEALLGQPLVILERGRGARLAVVGEKLMHANRHLSASFSPELDNFSTELKREFEAILDHSPRDTFKIFTSHGLAVGALKELLDQQSDFLLDLHFHGSQESLKALKAGDCHIAGFHLPIGELRRHLMSDYLKLLDEKQHQLIYVVRRNQGLMVTRDNPKHINDLSSLTQDGVTFINRQTGSATRTLFDQLLVANAISSDHIKGYSHEEFTHMAVAAMVASGAADIGFGIAPIADKFNLEFIPLVWEHYCLAVPQLLVDDPRVQAIISLLKSPSFHRKVKDFKGYDTTRSGQLVSFDEIFA; encoded by the coding sequence ATGGAAATTAAAATAGACTTTCACTGGCAACTGACCCAGCACGGAAAACCGCATCACATTGATGACATTCTGTTTCAGATGCTGGAAGCCATTCAGCAGGAAGGATCGTTAAAACAAGCCACCGACAAACTTGGCGTGTCATATCGCTTTGCCTGGGGCTTATTGAATAAATGGGAAGCGTTACTTGGCCAGCCTTTAGTTATTCTTGAGCGAGGCCGAGGTGCGCGATTAGCTGTTGTCGGGGAGAAACTAATGCATGCGAACCGGCATCTCAGCGCCTCATTTTCTCCGGAATTGGATAACTTTTCCACCGAATTGAAACGTGAATTTGAAGCCATCTTGGATCATAGCCCCCGCGATACATTTAAAATTTTTACCAGTCATGGTCTAGCCGTTGGTGCACTAAAAGAATTACTCGATCAGCAATCTGACTTTTTATTGGATTTACATTTTCACGGCAGTCAGGAAAGTCTGAAAGCATTAAAAGCTGGTGATTGTCATATTGCAGGCTTCCATCTTCCGATTGGCGAGTTAAGACGTCACTTAATGAGCGACTATTTAAAACTACTTGATGAAAAACAACATCAATTGATCTATGTGGTTCGTCGGAATCAAGGTCTGATGGTTACCAGGGATAACCCGAAACACATCAACGATCTCAGCTCGCTGACTCAGGATGGGGTCACTTTTATCAACCGGCAAACGGGGTCGGCCACCCGCACATTATTTGATCAACTTCTTGTAGCGAATGCTATTTCCAGTGACCATATTAAAGGCTACTCACATGAAGAGTTCACACACATGGCAGTGGCAGCCATGGTGGCTAGTGGTGCTGCCGATATTGGCTTTGGTATCGCTCCCATTGCCGATAAATTCAATCTGGAGTTTATCCCCTTGGTATGGGAACACTACTGCTTGGCAGTACCGCAGCTATTAGTGGATGACCCAAGAGTACAGGCCATTATCAGTTTATTGAAAAGCCCGTCTTTCCATCGAAAAGTGAAAGATTTTAAAGGCTATGACACAACACGTTCTGGTCAGCTTGTGAGCTTTGATGAAATCTTCGCTTAA
- a CDS encoding helix-turn-helix domain-containing protein: MTSTEQVSSPRKKLLTPAQVKRCKTIAASTNDYSARANVLLAIHSGASQMQAATQTGLTIGQVRYWAARFRQLGMDAFPSSSNENPAQSAQTADALTEEKPKKVKSKDKKKSKADKTKNKDKKSKKDKSAKKDKKKAKDKKKTKK, translated from the coding sequence ATGACAAGCACAGAACAGGTAAGCAGTCCCCGCAAAAAATTACTCACCCCTGCCCAGGTTAAACGCTGTAAAACGATAGCTGCTTCCACCAATGACTATAGTGCCCGAGCCAATGTTTTACTTGCTATCCATAGCGGTGCCAGTCAAATGCAGGCAGCAACACAAACTGGACTGACTATCGGTCAGGTACGTTATTGGGCTGCTCGGTTTCGTCAACTTGGTATGGATGCCTTCCCTTCCAGCTCAAATGAAAATCCAGCCCAAAGTGCTCAAACAGCAGATGCCTTAACTGAAGAAAAACCTAAAAAAGTCAAAAGCAAAGATAAGAAAAAATCAAAAGCCGACAAAACCAAAAATAAAGATAAAAAATCTAAAAAAGATAAGTCCGCTAAAAAAGACAAGAAAAAAGCCAAAGATAAAAAGAAAACTAAAAAATAG
- a CDS encoding DUF2333 family protein → MKRLTHKIRDFGWSVSDSFADTTTRQRIIKTTGVIIGVIASIMVILMVWWSIAPSEFDPTENARIMASQQQQQLVTGYTSTATLITLAEKLLDKPGGYLSNDVMPPSVWMDNIPRWEFGVLVQIRDFARVLRNDISRSQSQSREDEDLAIAEPQFNFNSNSWLFPPTEREYRAGIKSLKSYLARLSSNQDDAQFYARADNLVAWLSVAEKRLGSLSQRLTASVGQVRINTDLAGDAEALQSTPLADEVVTKTPWNKIDDVFYEARGTTYALIHLLKAVEYDFSDVLRKKNALVSLRQIIRELEATQEPVLSPVILNGNGFGLFANHSLVMASYVSRANAALIDLRDLLNRG, encoded by the coding sequence ATGAAACGCTTAACACATAAAATCCGTGATTTCGGCTGGTCAGTCAGCGACAGTTTTGCCGATACCACAACTCGTCAACGTATCATTAAGACCACCGGCGTCATCATAGGTGTGATTGCATCCATTATGGTCATTCTGATGGTGTGGTGGAGCATCGCCCCCAGTGAATTTGACCCCACTGAAAATGCCAGAATTATGGCATCTCAACAGCAACAACAACTGGTAACCGGTTATACATCCACAGCGACACTCATCACACTCGCTGAAAAGCTACTGGATAAACCGGGTGGCTACTTGAGCAATGATGTCATGCCACCATCCGTGTGGATGGACAATATCCCTCGCTGGGAGTTCGGTGTGCTGGTGCAGATTCGTGATTTTGCTCGGGTCTTGCGCAATGACATCAGTCGTTCACAATCACAATCACGTGAAGATGAGGATCTGGCGATTGCTGAACCTCAGTTTAACTTTAATTCCAACTCCTGGTTATTCCCGCCCACTGAACGTGAATACCGTGCGGGCATTAAGTCTCTTAAATCCTACTTAGCGAGATTGAGCAGTAATCAGGATGATGCTCAATTTTATGCCAGGGCCGATAACTTAGTCGCCTGGTTATCCGTGGCAGAAAAACGTCTTGGTAGCTTGTCACAGCGCTTAACCGCCAGTGTGGGTCAGGTCCGAATTAATACTGACTTAGCCGGTGATGCTGAGGCGCTGCAATCAACCCCTTTAGCAGATGAAGTGGTGACAAAAACGCCTTGGAATAAAATCGACGACGTATTCTACGAAGCGCGAGGAACAACCTATGCCCTCATCCATTTATTGAAAGCCGTCGAATATGATTTTTCTGATGTCTTAAGGAAGAAAAACGCTCTAGTCAGCCTTCGTCAGATCATTCGCGAACTGGAAGCCACACAGGAGCCGGTGTTAAGCCCGGTCATTTTGAATGGGAATGGGTTTGGCTTATTCGCTAACCATTCATTAGTGATGGCTTCTTACGTGTCTCGGGCCAATGCGGCTTTGATCGATTTAAGAGATCTGTTAAATCGAGGATAA
- a CDS encoding MAPEG family protein yields MITALYASLCALLIVKLSLGVIAVRRKHKIGLGDGGNDELQAAIRAQGNATEYIPITLILMFLLENIVVYNWIIHLAGITLLTGRIIHAIGIKNQDIKKRVLGMKITLYLIIALSILNIVYFALAYLMPIN; encoded by the coding sequence ATGATTACAGCATTGTATGCCAGCCTCTGCGCCTTACTGATTGTCAAATTATCACTGGGCGTTATCGCCGTCCGTCGCAAGCATAAAATCGGCTTGGGTGACGGTGGTAATGATGAATTACAAGCCGCTATCCGTGCCCAGGGAAATGCTACCGAATATATTCCCATCACCTTAATTTTGATGTTTCTACTGGAAAATATTGTGGTGTATAACTGGATAATTCACCTTGCCGGCATCACATTGCTAACCGGTCGGATCATTCATGCTATTGGCATCAAAAACCAGGATATAAAAAAGCGTGTTCTTGGCATGAAAATCACGCTTTATCTGATTATTGCCTTATCGATATTGAATATCGTCTATTTTGCTTTAGCCTATTTGATGCCGATCAATTGA
- a CDS encoding OprO/OprP family phosphate-selective porin has translation MGVKTRDGKFESKLGGRLQADAASYSGQPEMGDGSEFRRARISYSGTMYNVWDFKLEYDFASTGSNGRGITDAYLAYTGFEPMDITVGNFKTPFSLDYLTSANNTLFMERALPNAFSSGRKMGIMASNETTHWSWATGIFGDSITNKGGQNDEGWGATARGTWAPINDGVHFVHLGLGLNYRDTGDSGKVGFDSEAESHVSGVSIIDTGDITSVADYYNIGAELAAGHGPYSVQGEYITTKVNRNNGKDADFDGWYLQAGYILTGETRQYKNGVMGGVKPSSIVGEGGYGAWELALRYSSLDLSDAGIDGGEADAMTYGVNWYPTPTLRFSANYVDVLEVDGGPHDNEEPSVFQVRSQWAF, from the coding sequence ATTGGTGTTAAGACCCGTGACGGTAAGTTTGAAAGTAAGTTAGGTGGTCGCTTACAAGCCGATGCGGCAAGCTATAGTGGTCAACCTGAAATGGGTGATGGTTCAGAATTTCGCCGTGCCAGGATTTCCTATTCGGGCACAATGTATAACGTGTGGGACTTTAAGCTCGAATATGATTTTGCCAGTACCGGGTCAAATGGCAGGGGGATAACGGATGCTTACCTGGCCTATACAGGCTTTGAGCCAATGGATATCACTGTCGGTAATTTTAAAACACCGTTCAGCTTAGATTATCTGACCAGTGCAAATAACACATTATTTATGGAACGCGCGCTGCCTAACGCTTTTTCTTCAGGAAGAAAGATGGGAATCATGGCGAGTAATGAAACAACGCACTGGTCATGGGCGACAGGCATCTTCGGTGATTCCATCACTAATAAAGGTGGTCAAAATGATGAAGGCTGGGGGGCAACGGCTCGTGGCACCTGGGCTCCCATTAACGATGGTGTGCATTTTGTGCATTTAGGTCTTGGCCTTAACTACCGTGATACTGGCGATAGTGGAAAAGTGGGCTTCGATAGTGAGGCCGAATCACATGTATCTGGTGTGAGCATTATTGATACTGGAGATATTACTTCAGTTGCAGATTATTACAATATCGGTGCTGAACTGGCTGCTGGTCACGGGCCATACTCTGTACAAGGTGAATATATCACCACAAAGGTGAATCGCAATAACGGTAAAGATGCCGACTTTGATGGCTGGTATCTGCAAGCGGGTTATATCCTGACCGGCGAGACCCGCCAATACAAAAATGGTGTGATGGGTGGCGTGAAACCAAGCTCGATTGTCGGTGAAGGTGGTTATGGTGCTTGGGAGCTGGCCTTGCGCTATAGCTCGCTTGATTTAAGTGATGCCGGTATTGATGGTGGGGAAGCGGATGCAATGACGTATGGTGTGAACTGGTATCCAACACCAACATTACGTTTTTCTGCTAACTATGTGGACGTGCTGGAAGTCGATGGTGGGCCGCATGATAATGAAGAACCATCCGTATTTCAGGTTCGAAGCCAATGGGCGTTCTAA
- a CDS encoding sterol desaturase family protein, whose translation MTEHYQYQSRQIEKNPAKEFRFGEGRISCYLSFTLSVLSLLAVLAYLYPAYLTTAALREVYDAEQLQQVLKYAMYFSLFFAVLTFVLNKGKYKAYGLGAITLTLIGFALGGYSIPIGNVEPKELSLGIDWLILAFLGSVAIFMTMEKLFPKYRDQVITRPEWGIDMFYFCFNHLAISAILIFANYHASHFDRAVSPSVQSAVQAMPVWLQVILIVLAADFVLYWEHRAYHEVKTLWPIHAVHHSVEHLDWLAGSRGHFVQVFSERAMVMIPLYLLGADESALNIYVTFAALQAILIHCNVDIPFGPLKYIFVTPQFHHWHHSSEKPAIDTNYSAHTVLFDRLFGTYHLPGNYWPAEYGTTVRLPRHILGQTWYPIYRWKQRLGKKVS comes from the coding sequence ATGACAGAACATTACCAATATCAATCGAGACAAATTGAAAAAAATCCAGCGAAAGAATTCCGTTTTGGCGAGGGTCGAATTAGCTGTTATTTATCGTTTACACTCAGTGTATTAAGCCTTTTGGCCGTACTGGCCTATCTATATCCAGCTTATTTAACAACCGCCGCTCTGCGCGAGGTCTATGATGCTGAACAGTTACAACAAGTTTTGAAATACGCTATGTATTTCTCATTATTTTTTGCTGTATTGACCTTTGTCTTAAACAAGGGAAAATACAAAGCGTATGGTTTAGGCGCTATCACTTTAACCTTAATCGGCTTTGCTTTAGGTGGTTACAGCATCCCTATCGGTAATGTAGAGCCAAAAGAATTATCTTTGGGCATCGATTGGTTAATCCTGGCCTTTTTGGGTTCCGTTGCTATTTTCATGACAATGGAAAAGCTGTTTCCCAAATATCGAGATCAAGTTATCACCCGCCCTGAGTGGGGAATCGATATGTTTTATTTCTGCTTTAACCATCTGGCTATCTCCGCGATTTTGATTTTTGCCAACTATCATGCCAGCCATTTTGATAGGGCCGTGAGTCCATCGGTGCAGTCTGCCGTTCAAGCTATGCCCGTTTGGTTGCAAGTCATATTAATCGTCCTGGCAGCAGACTTTGTATTGTATTGGGAGCATCGGGCCTATCATGAAGTTAAAACTCTCTGGCCTATTCATGCGGTTCATCACTCTGTTGAACATCTGGACTGGTTAGCAGGATCCCGTGGTCATTTTGTGCAGGTATTTTCCGAACGCGCCATGGTAATGATCCCACTCTATTTACTGGGTGCGGATGAGTCGGCATTGAATATATATGTCACCTTTGCTGCTCTTCAGGCCATTCTGATTCACTGTAATGTGGATATTCCTTTTGGCCCCCTCAAGTATATTTTTGTCACACCACAATTCCATCATTGGCATCACAGCTCAGAGAAACCGGCTATTGATACCAACTACTCAGCTCACACAGTGTTGTTTGATCGCTTATTCGGTACCTATCATCTCCCAGGAAATTACTGGCCTGCCGAATACGGCACAACAGTTCGGCTACCACGACATATTCTCGGACAGACTTGGTACCCGATCTATCGCTGGAAACAACGGCTAGGCAAAAAAGTCTCTTGA
- a CDS encoding c-type cytochrome, which translates to MLFQLKSIKPVLLSATLLLISAPSVFADDKPYTVTNGNELDASSYAGFKLYRNFCARCHGTYGQGMVGPNLAESLKVISKDEFFNTVEHGKTGTIGSMPAWSSNAKVMKGREDIYNYLKARADGAIGEVKPKKAN; encoded by the coding sequence ATGTTGTTTCAACTTAAATCAATTAAGCCAGTTTTGCTTTCAGCAACACTGCTGCTTATTTCAGCACCATCAGTTTTTGCTGATGACAAACCTTACACCGTAACGAATGGCAATGAACTTGATGCCTCAAGTTATGCTGGCTTCAAACTGTATAGAAACTTCTGCGCCCGCTGTCATGGCACCTATGGTCAAGGTATGGTTGGGCCTAACTTAGCGGAAAGCCTGAAGGTAATTTCCAAAGACGAATTTTTTAATACGGTAGAGCATGGGAAAACGGGCACTATCGGCAGCATGCCGGCCTGGTCATCAAATGCAAAAGTGATGAAAGGCAGAGAAGACATTTATAACTATCTTAAAGCCAGAGCAGACGGCGCAATTGGCGAAGTAAAACCTAAAAAAGCCAATTAA
- a CDS encoding DksA/TraR family C4-type zinc finger protein, protein MAGGWSRDGAVQDQIDASVDDAIQQARSRLPQGESLTHCEECDAEIPEGRRKAIPGVYLCVKCQQEIDNENKAASMFNRRGSKDSQLR, encoded by the coding sequence ATGGCTGGAGGATGGTCCCGAGATGGGGCAGTACAAGATCAAATAGATGCCAGTGTTGATGACGCGATTCAACAAGCGCGCTCACGTTTACCACAAGGCGAAAGTCTGACGCATTGTGAAGAATGTGATGCTGAAATTCCTGAAGGTCGTCGTAAGGCCATTCCAGGCGTTTACCTGTGTGTAAAATGCCAGCAGGAAATAGATAACGAAAATAAAGCCGCTAGTATGTTTAACCGGCGAGGCAGTAAAGACAGTCAACTACGCTGA
- the moaD gene encoding molybdopterin converting factor subunit 1: MSIQVKFFASLREKLGQADMELTTASTALDAWNQATQNKPVPDNLLVAINLDYAKLNTPVQDGDEVAFFPPVTGG, from the coding sequence ATGAGTATTCAAGTCAAATTTTTTGCCAGTCTTCGAGAAAAACTCGGTCAAGCCGATATGGAACTGACTACTGCCAGTACCGCTCTAGATGCATGGAATCAGGCCACCCAAAATAAGCCTGTGCCGGATAATCTGCTTGTCGCTATCAATTTAGACTACGCAAAACTCAACACACCAGTACAAGACGGTGATGAAGTCGCCTTTTTCCCACCGGTAACCGGAGGCTAA
- the moaC gene encoding cyclic pyranopterin monophosphate synthase MoaC, which yields MTDLTHFNQAGEAHMVDVGGKATTDRVAIAEGTIVMLPETFNLVEQGGHKKGDVLGIARIAGIMAAKKTADLVPLCHPLALTKVSVDFVLDSETASIHCRATVGTSGQTGVEMEALTAVQVTLLTIYDMCKAVDKGMTMTNIRLLEKAGGKSGHWQRS from the coding sequence ATGACGGATTTGACCCATTTTAATCAAGCAGGTGAAGCACATATGGTTGATGTTGGCGGTAAAGCCACGACAGACCGTGTTGCCATTGCTGAGGGCACCATCGTTATGTTACCGGAGACATTTAATTTAGTAGAACAGGGCGGACATAAAAAAGGCGATGTATTAGGGATTGCCCGGATTGCTGGGATTATGGCGGCGAAAAAAACAGCGGATTTAGTGCCATTATGTCATCCATTGGCGTTGACCAAGGTGTCAGTCGATTTTGTATTAGACAGTGAAACAGCTTCTATACATTGCCGGGCAACAGTGGGAACCAGTGGTCAAACGGGCGTAGAAATGGAAGCGCTTACCGCGGTACAAGTCACGCTTCTGACCATTTACGATATGTGTAAAGCGGTTGATAAAGGTATGACGATGACCAATATTCGTCTATTGGAAAAAGCAGGTGGGAAAAGCGGGCACTGGCAGCGTAGTTAA